In Hahella sp. HNIBRBA332, the genomic window TGCAAGTTTTCCAGCAACGCGCTGGTGACGCGCAGCGGGCCCAGGGTGTTGATTTCGAATTGCGCGCGCATGGTGTCCCAGTTGGGGCTGGGCAGCGTTTCATGATGCAACAGGCCGGCGTTGTTGATGAGAATATCGATGGTTTGTCCCGCCAGGGCCTGGCGAATCTGTTCCACGCATGCGTCCTGGCTGATGTCGATATCGGTCAAAACGGTCACGTTCAGTTGTTGTAACTCGTCGGAAGCGCGCCGGCAGATAGCGGTGACTTTATCGCCCCGTTGGCTGAAAAGACGCGCCAGTTCCAAACCGATGCCGCGATTGGCGCCGGTAATGACGACGTGAGCCATGTTGTGCTCCTTGTATCCTTGATGAATGGAGGGTTCCCCTGGGAGATGGGGACGCACTGCGAAGGATACAAGGCGCGATGGGGTTATTTGGCGGCGAAGCGGACCAGTCGTTCGCTGAGGCGTTGCACTCGTGAGGCGGCGGCTTCATCGGTGATGGCGCCTTCCGCGTCGATGACTTTGTTGGCCTGCCCCAGGGCCACTTGCTCAGGCATCATCACGCAGCCAATACCGGATAAGATGGTTCTGACCATCGGCAAAGCGCGAATGCCGCCCAGCGCCCCGGGAGAGGCCGCCAGTAACGCCACCCACTTGTCTTTGAACGCCGCCATGGAGGGCTCGCCTTCCAGCGGGCGCGACACCCAGTCGATCATGTTTTTCAGTACGCCGCTGATGCCGCCATTGTATTCGGGAGAAGACAGAATGAATCCATCATGGGCCGCGAGGATCTGTTTGAGCTTGAGCGCGTTCTCCGGCAGGCCGGATGCGCTCTCTATGTCTCCGTCGTAAATGGGAAGAGGATAATCCGCCAGATCCAGAAAGGTCACCTCGGCGCCGGCGGCTTCCGCATAACGTCCGGCGGCCCGCGCCAGCTTCTTGTTGAGAGATTCTTTGCGCAAACTGCCAGCGAAGACCAGAATTTTGGGTTTACTCACATTGACCTCCTTAGTTGAGTAGACTCTTCGAAGAATACCGACGCAGACAGCTTCGCTCCACCTCTAAATTTTGTCGTCTGGCGTCAGGGAGTTTGATCGTATTGCGATAGGTTTGATCGATTTGTAATCGGAGAATGCGATTCAGATATCCACACATCCTGTGGATATCTCTTTGGAAAACGATGGGAGGCCTTTATTTCGTAGGGATTGCGGGGATTTTTGTAATTTATGATCAGTGTGTTTTTTAGGCTGACTGTTTGTCTCTTTTCTATCCAACGGCACAGGTTGCAATATCCGGGGGATTTGGAAATGATTCAACCCGGATAAAAAATTAAGGAGACCCTGTTGTGAAACCTGTCGCTGAAGCCTGTTTGCGGAATCAGGCCCCTATCGCCGAGGCGGTGCGGGAGCCGTTCGCCAATGTGAGAACGGTATTGGAAATCGGCGCCGGCACCGGGCAGCACGCGGTGTATATCGCTGAGCGCATGCCCCATCTGCAATGGCTGCCGACGGATCTGGCCGAGGCTTTGCCGGGGATCTGCGCCTGGGTGGAGGAGTCGGGGCTGGACAACCTTTTACCGCCCAAAGCGCTGGATGTGACAGTTGGCGATTGGGGGCTGACTGAAATCTTTGATGCGGCATACACGTCGAACACTTTGCATTTTATTGGATGGACGCCTGTTGAGGCGTTGTTCGCCGGCGTCGCCAAGCGTCTACGCTCTGATTCTCCTTTTTGTGTCTATGGTCCTTTTAATGAAAACGGAGCGTTTACCAGCCCAGGCAATCAGGGCCTGGATGAGTGGGTGAAAACTCGCGATCCTGACGCTGGACTGAAAGATCTGGCGGACATTGAGACGCTGGCGCTGCGCTCTGGCTTCAAGCTGGAGAGTCTCAAACGGTTGCCAGCGAACAATCTGTTGCTGGTGTTTCGCTTCGAAGGGTGAGGGGGCGGCGCTTGCGGCGGGAATGCCGGCAAGCGTAGCTCAGTCTGGCGAATCCAGCCGTAAGCGGGCGCTGACTGTGGCGTCGGAGGGAATAAATACCCGCTCCTGCGGCGTCATCAGCTCCGCGTAGCGTTCCGGGATAGCGTGAGCGCGTTGCTCAGCGATGAACTCTCTGAAGTCGATAACTTCCAGAATCTCCTCTTTGCCATAACGGGCGAGCATGTCTCCACGCAGTCCCAATTGAATGGCGCGGCGCTCGCACTTTGCCCCGTTCGGCGTATGATCCGGGTCCCATTGCAGACGCACGTTGGAGCTTTGCACTGCTTCCTTCCAGGCTTCCTGAGTTGCGAATTCCTCAGGATTGTAGGAAGAGGGTACCGCCTGGCTCAGGATGTCTTCGAAGAACTGTCGGCGTATTCTCAGGCCCAGCACAACTTCCTGGCCTTCCTTCAAACCCCAGCCGCAACGATACATCATCCACAGGAAGTTGGGTTTAATCCAACTCATGCGGGAATAACTGTATGCGCCGCCGAAACGGCCGTTCTTGATGGCGTACTCGCCGATTTCCGGTCGATAGGCCTGATAAACGATGAGCGTGTCTTGATCCTGATGCGCCAGAATATGTCTGCCGCTGGCGGGCCAGAGAGAGGTCTGTTCGAGGTAGGGGGTGGTTTTAATATCTTTGATTTTCATTATTCACTTCCTTAGTGATCTAGTTACTTCTCCTATTGCCGGGTTTAACCGGCGGTGAGAGCGCATAGGTTAACCGAAGCGAAGGCGCGCGCCAACTGCGGCGCCTTCGCTTGATCACGGCTCAGACTCCCGCCGCTTTTTCCAATTCGGCGATGCCTTGCTCGATGTAGTCCAGCAAGCGCTGCATGGAAGGCAGGGTTCTGCGGCAGGCGGTGAAGCCGAACTCCAGTTGGTCGCGGTAGCTCACCAGCGTGATGTTCAGCGCGGCGTAATCCACTGGAATCGACACCGGGTACATGCCTTCCAGGCGTGCGCCATTCCAGTACAGGGGCTTATCAGGGCCGGGCACATTGGAAATCACCACATTGAACGCCTGCCATTTGGGCGCGAGGCCTGTCAGCAGATTCAAGCCCGAGGGGGCCAGGGTGAGCGCGGTGTAATTGACCGCTTCTTCCGGCGTCATCTGGCGAAAGCGCTCTTTGGACTCCCGCGCAGAGGCTTGGGTCAGCGCCAAGCGACGCACCGGGTCGGCGACGTGGGTGCCGAGGTTGGCCAGTATCATGGCGATTTGATTGCCGCTGTCGCTGTCATCCTGGCGGATGGACATGGGCGCCATGGCGATCAGGGGCTGATCGGGCAGCGCCTGGCGG contains:
- a CDS encoding SDR family oxidoreductase, which encodes MAHVVITGANRGIGLELARLFSQRGDKVTAICRRASDELQQLNVTVLTDIDISQDACVEQIRQALAGQTIDILINNAGLLHHETLPSPNWDTMRAQFEINTLGPLRVTSALLENLHKGAKVGLITSRMGSVEDNSSGAYYGYRMSKAGLNAIGKSLALDLKSRGVAVALLHPGYVITDMTGHSGDITPDVSAKGLAARIDELTLENSGKFWHSNGELLPW
- a CDS encoding NADPH-dependent FMN reductase; this encodes MSKPKILVFAGSLRKESLNKKLARAAGRYAEAAGAEVTFLDLADYPLPIYDGDIESASGLPENALKLKQILAAHDGFILSSPEYNGGISGVLKNMIDWVSRPLEGEPSMAAFKDKWVALLAASPGALGGIRALPMVRTILSGIGCVMMPEQVALGQANKVIDAEGAITDEAAASRVQRLSERLVRFAAK
- a CDS encoding DUF938 domain-containing protein, coding for MKPVAEACLRNQAPIAEAVREPFANVRTVLEIGAGTGQHAVYIAERMPHLQWLPTDLAEALPGICAWVEESGLDNLLPPKALDVTVGDWGLTEIFDAAYTSNTLHFIGWTPVEALFAGVAKRLRSDSPFCVYGPFNENGAFTSPGNQGLDEWVKTRDPDAGLKDLADIETLALRSGFKLESLKRLPANNLLLVFRFEG
- a CDS encoding DUF4291 domain-containing protein, with product MKIKDIKTTPYLEQTSLWPASGRHILAHQDQDTLIVYQAYRPEIGEYAIKNGRFGGAYSYSRMSWIKPNFLWMMYRCGWGLKEGQEVVLGLRIRRQFFEDILSQAVPSSYNPEEFATQEAWKEAVQSSNVRLQWDPDHTPNGAKCERRAIQLGLRGDMLARYGKEEILEVIDFREFIAEQRAHAIPERYAELMTPQERVFIPSDATVSARLRLDSPD